A genomic segment from Bartonella ancashensis encodes:
- a CDS encoding AAA family ATPase, translating into MSHRSTLSNSIKEENISNDAELVIHDIDKAHEELDNLRQVIGKVIFGQNYVIECTLTAILAGGHALLIGAPGLAKTRLVETLGTALGLHGKRIQFTPDLMPSDIIGSEIMDLDENGKRSFRYIQGPIFTQLLMADEINRASPRTQSALLQAMQEYHVTVAGIDYSLPQPFHVLATQNPLEQEGTYQLPEAQLDRFLMQIDIDYPDLATERRIILETTGDKSQSIKPVLSPKKLLKIQKIVRKIPISQNIVEAILKLVRSARPCKENSTAHAYITWGPGPRASQALSLCARARALYHGRLSPSLDDIEALAYPVLQHRIALNFAARTENITTKNIIATLVKDAL; encoded by the coding sequence ATGAGCCACAGAAGTACACTATCCAATTCCATTAAAGAAGAAAATATAAGTAACGATGCAGAGCTAGTTATTCACGACATTGATAAAGCACATGAAGAATTAGACAATCTTCGACAGGTTATTGGTAAGGTTATTTTTGGCCAAAATTATGTAATTGAGTGCACTTTAACTGCCATTTTAGCTGGCGGACATGCCCTTCTTATTGGAGCCCCAGGACTTGCTAAAACACGTCTTGTTGAAACATTAGGAACTGCACTCGGCCTCCACGGAAAACGTATCCAATTTACACCAGATTTAATGCCATCCGACATCATTGGTTCTGAAATTATGGATTTAGACGAAAATGGAAAACGCTCTTTCCGCTATATTCAAGGCCCCATTTTTACTCAATTGCTCATGGCCGATGAAATCAACCGTGCTTCCCCCCGCACACAATCAGCTCTTCTACAAGCTATGCAAGAATATCATGTTACCGTTGCTGGAATTGATTATAGTCTGCCGCAACCTTTTCATGTACTTGCAACCCAAAATCCTCTTGAACAAGAAGGAACTTATCAACTTCCTGAAGCACAACTAGACCGTTTTTTAATGCAAATCGACATTGATTATCCTGATCTTGCAACGGAACGGCGTATTATTTTAGAAACAACCGGAGATAAAAGCCAAAGTATAAAGCCGGTTCTGTCGCCTAAAAAATTGCTAAAAATTCAGAAAATTGTCCGAAAAATACCTATTTCTCAAAATATCGTTGAAGCTATTTTGAAGCTGGTGCGTTCAGCACGTCCTTGTAAAGAAAATTCCACGGCTCACGCTTATATTACCTGGGGACCTGGCCCTCGAGCATCACAAGCACTCTCACTTTGTGCCCGTGCTCGTGCACTTTATCATGGACGTTTATCGCCCTCTCTTGATGATATCGAAGCACTAGCCTATCCTGTCCTACAACACCGTATAGCTCTTAATTTTGCTGCACGTACTGAAAATATCACTACAAAAAATATCATTGCCACTCTCGTGAAAGATGCTCTCTGA
- a CDS encoding CCA tRNA nucleotidyltransferase has translation MSAEQNFRQVDWLQHKNLQTLLHFLSLGNEEARIVGGAVRNQLLGQPITDIDIATTCLPQQVIERVRKSGFKAIPTGIDFGTVTVVIESNSYEVTTLRCDTETDGRHAKVSFSRDWKKDAERRDFTINALYCDAFGKLYDDVGGLKDIASKTVRFIGAAENRIREDYLRILRFFRFFAWYGAGRPDAQGLKACASLKEGLQQLSSERIWGEIKKLLSAPDPIRALLWMRQSGILTLILPETEKWGIDAIHSLITTERSFGWITDPLLRLQSLIPPDPMRLHEMAHRLHLSNKEVIRLKKWATLEKIGLDCSENSLKRMIYVHGQQPVLDQLSLDLAAIYSGFLKQDELFKKEEYLKNLYQLAQNWKIPVFPIKGSDLIKKGFFEGRLLGQKLKELETMWIESGFLMDRDALLKTLEIQG, from the coding sequence TTGAGTGCGGAACAAAATTTTAGGCAAGTTGACTGGTTACAGCATAAAAATCTTCAGACGCTTCTTCATTTTTTATCGTTGGGTAATGAAGAGGCCCGTATTGTCGGTGGTGCAGTCCGCAATCAACTCTTAGGGCAGCCCATTACTGATATTGATATTGCGACAACATGTCTGCCTCAACAGGTTATAGAACGCGTAAGAAAAAGTGGGTTTAAAGCTATTCCTACTGGTATTGATTTTGGAACAGTGACGGTAGTTATTGAGTCAAACTCCTACGAGGTTACAACGCTTCGTTGTGATACTGAAACAGATGGTCGTCATGCAAAAGTTTCTTTTAGTCGTGATTGGAAAAAGGATGCTGAACGACGAGATTTTACGATAAATGCACTCTATTGTGATGCTTTTGGCAAACTTTATGATGATGTTGGAGGTTTAAAGGATATTGCAAGCAAGACAGTACGTTTCATAGGTGCAGCAGAGAATCGTATTCGTGAAGATTATTTGCGAATTTTGCGATTTTTTCGTTTTTTTGCTTGGTATGGGGCAGGACGACCCGATGCACAAGGTTTGAAAGCGTGTGCTTCTTTAAAAGAAGGTTTGCAACAACTTTCATCAGAACGTATTTGGGGAGAGATAAAAAAACTTCTGTCTGCACCAGATCCAATACGGGCACTTTTGTGGATGCGTCAAAGTGGTATTTTAACGCTAATTTTACCTGAAACAGAGAAGTGGGGTATTGATGCAATTCATTCACTCATAACAACAGAGCGTTCTTTTGGTTGGATAACAGATCCATTATTACGGTTACAGAGTCTTATTCCACCTGATCCTATGCGTCTTCATGAGATGGCTCATCGTTTGCACTTATCCAATAAAGAAGTGATACGTTTGAAAAAGTGGGCCACGTTGGAAAAAATTGGTTTAGATTGTTCAGAAAATTCTTTGAAAAGAATGATTTATGTTCATGGTCAACAACCAGTTTTAGATCAATTATCTCTAGATTTAGCTGCTATATACAGTGGTTTTTTAAAACAGGATGAGCTTTTCAAAAAAGAAGAGTATTTAAAGAATCTTTATCAATTGGCTCAAAATTGGAAAATTCCGGTTTTTCCTATTAAGGGTAGTGATTTGATAAAAAAAGGTTTTTTTGAAGGGCGTCTTTTAGGACAAAAGCTCAAGGAATTAGAAACAATGTGGATTGAGAGTGGGTTTTTAATGGATCGTGATGCATTGCTCAAAACGCTTGAAATACAAGGGTGA
- a CDS encoding tRNA (cytidine(34)-2'-O)-methyltransferase, whose product MMLQIALFQPDIAGNTGTILRLGACFGVHVHIIEPAGFDLSDRNLKRAGMDYLERASLQRHTDWQDFITAMKNSNHRLLLFSTHATTHYTDIIYQKNDVLLFGRESAGVPAYVSESVDYILKIPMRQHARSLNLAMSVAISTGEALRQIGHYNTVEKIL is encoded by the coding sequence ATGATGCTACAAATCGCTCTTTTTCAACCAGACATTGCTGGAAACACAGGAACGATTTTGCGGCTTGGAGCATGCTTCGGTGTGCATGTCCATATTATCGAACCTGCAGGTTTTGATCTATCAGATCGCAACCTAAAAAGAGCTGGCATGGATTATCTTGAACGTGCCTCCTTACAACGCCATACTGATTGGCAAGATTTTATAACAGCTATGAAAAACTCTAACCATCGTCTCTTGCTTTTTAGCACACATGCAACGACGCACTACACGGACATAATTTATCAAAAAAATGATGTTTTGCTCTTTGGTCGTGAATCAGCAGGAGTTCCAGCTTATGTTTCTGAATCTGTTGATTACATATTAAAAATCCCTATGCGGCAACATGCACGCTCTTTAAATCTTGCAATGAGTGTGGCCATATCAACAGGTGAAGCTCTACGTCAAATTGGTCATTACAATACCGTAGAAAAAATTTTATGA
- the ychF gene encoding redox-regulated ATPase YchF, translating into MGFKCGIVGLPNVGKSTLFNALTKTAAAQAANYPFCTIEPNTGEVAVPDSRMKIIASIAGSKEIIPTRISFVDIAGLVRGASKGEGLGNKFLANIREVDAIIHVLRCFNDENITHVEGRIDPVFDATIVETELMLSDLESLERRIIQIRKSAAIKDKEALIVLPVMETALELLQKGNPVRLLLKNLTADERRILNNLNLLTAKPVLYICNVNEDDAAEGNAATKAVEKMATEQNAHSIIISAAIESEISQLPDDEAMEYLSAIKLSEPGLNKLIRTGYSLLDLITYFTCGPKETRAWTIVRGTKAPQAARVIHSDFERGFIRAQTISYEDYVALGGENGAKEAGKARDEGKEYVVQDGDIILFKHNT; encoded by the coding sequence ATGGGTTTTAAATGCGGCATTGTCGGACTGCCTAATGTTGGCAAATCAACTCTTTTTAATGCATTAACAAAAACAGCCGCAGCGCAAGCTGCCAATTATCCGTTTTGCACAATTGAGCCAAATACCGGTGAAGTTGCTGTTCCAGATTCACGGATGAAAATCATTGCTTCCATTGCTGGCTCAAAAGAGATCATTCCTACACGCATCAGTTTTGTTGACATTGCAGGACTCGTTCGTGGTGCTTCAAAGGGTGAAGGCCTGGGCAATAAGTTTTTGGCTAATATTCGTGAAGTTGATGCTATTATTCACGTACTTCGGTGCTTCAATGATGAAAATATTACTCATGTAGAGGGAAGAATTGATCCTGTTTTTGACGCAACAATTGTTGAAACAGAACTCATGCTCTCAGATCTTGAAAGCCTCGAACGACGAATCATACAAATCCGAAAAAGCGCTGCAATAAAAGACAAGGAAGCTCTTATAGTATTGCCTGTTATGGAAACAGCACTAGAATTATTGCAAAAAGGAAATCCCGTCCGATTATTGCTTAAAAATCTTACTGCCGACGAACGACGCATCCTTAATAATCTAAATCTTTTAACTGCAAAACCTGTGCTTTATATCTGCAACGTAAATGAAGATGACGCAGCTGAAGGTAATGCTGCAACTAAAGCTGTTGAAAAAATGGCAACAGAACAAAATGCACATAGCATCATCATTTCTGCTGCCATTGAATCTGAAATTTCTCAGCTTCCTGATGATGAGGCAATGGAATATTTGAGCGCGATAAAATTATCTGAACCAGGTTTGAATAAGCTTATTCGCACTGGCTATAGTTTGCTTGACTTGATAACTTATTTTACGTGTGGACCAAAGGAAACACGAGCGTGGACTATTGTTCGTGGAACCAAAGCACCCCAAGCTGCAAGAGTCATTCACTCAGATTTTGAGCGTGGATTTATTCGCGCTCAGACAATTAGTTATGAAGATTATGTGGCTTTGGGAGGGGAAAACGGAGCAAAAGAAGCGGGCAAAGCTCGTGACGAAGGGAAAGAGTATGTCGTACAAGATGGCGACATCATACTGTTTAAGCATAATACCTAA
- a CDS encoding L,D-transpeptidase, whose protein sequence is MLSRRTFLIAAPLTLVGCFVRRPERLPVSSQQFWSIPEEVQALYGPVTDEPYFLPAIDLSTIEPKFWRQQVDYDAAYPPGTLVIDTQACFLFLVGENGKAMRYGIGVGREGLAFQGTGVIQYKRRWPSWAPTAAMMDREPERYGHLGKGMPQGPDNPLGARALYLFKDGRDTLFRIHGSHESWSIGRAMSSGCIRLLNQDIIDLYDRVPEGSHVVVLENDKSSLRDYSVGLF, encoded by the coding sequence TTGTTGTCTCGTCGCACTTTTTTGATTGCAGCTCCGTTAACGTTGGTTGGTTGTTTCGTTCGTCGACCAGAGAGGTTGCCTGTTTCTTCCCAACAATTTTGGAGTATTCCAGAGGAAGTGCAGGCCTTGTACGGGCCTGTAACTGATGAACCTTATTTTTTGCCTGCAATTGATCTTTCAACCATTGAGCCAAAGTTTTGGCGTCAGCAGGTAGATTATGATGCAGCTTATCCGCCTGGTACACTGGTTATAGATACTCAGGCATGTTTTCTTTTTCTTGTTGGTGAAAATGGTAAAGCCATGCGTTATGGTATTGGTGTTGGTAGAGAAGGTTTAGCTTTTCAAGGCACTGGAGTTATACAATATAAGCGGCGATGGCCGTCTTGGGCTCCAACTGCAGCAATGATGGATCGTGAACCAGAACGTTATGGACATTTAGGGAAAGGTATGCCACAAGGACCAGATAATCCACTTGGTGCGAGAGCCTTATATCTTTTTAAAGATGGGCGGGATACATTGTTCCGTATTCATGGTTCGCATGAATCATGGTCAATTGGTCGAGCTATGTCGAGTGGATGTATTCGTTTATTAAATCAGGATATCATTGATCTTTATGATCGTGTTCCTGAAGGTTCGCATGTAGTGGTTCTGGAGAATGATAAGAGTTCTTTAAGGGACTACTCGGTTGGGCTTTTTTAA
- the pth gene encoding aminoacyl-tRNA hydrolase, whose product MLIVAGLGNPGLHYKNNRHNIGFMAVDALQKSFSFPPWSKKFQAEISNGFIDDEKTLLIKPQTFMNSSGQSVGEALRFYKLSINHLIVFYDELDLQPGTIRTKIGGGGNGHNGIKSIDNHCGNNYQHVRLGIGRPNAKELVQQHVLGNFMQSDQEWLSPLLDAIANSITFLIKGNDSRFMNEIVLAMRKNNKA is encoded by the coding sequence ATGTTAATCGTTGCCGGTCTTGGTAATCCTGGTTTACACTACAAAAATAACCGCCATAATATTGGTTTTATGGCTGTTGATGCTCTTCAGAAATCCTTTTCCTTCCCACCATGGTCAAAGAAATTTCAAGCTGAGATATCTAATGGCTTCATAGATGATGAAAAAACTCTTCTAATAAAACCTCAAACATTTATGAATTCATCTGGTCAATCCGTCGGAGAAGCTTTAAGATTCTACAAGCTCAGTATCAATCACTTAATTGTTTTTTATGATGAGTTAGATCTACAACCTGGAACAATCCGCACAAAAATCGGTGGGGGAGGTAATGGACATAATGGTATAAAGTCAATAGACAACCATTGCGGTAACAATTACCAGCATGTGCGTTTGGGAATTGGACGTCCAAACGCTAAAGAATTAGTCCAACAGCATGTTCTAGGAAACTTTATGCAATCTGATCAAGAATGGCTATCGCCCCTGCTTGATGCAATCGCAAACAGCATCACCTTCCTCATAAAGGGAAATGATAGTCGCTTTATGAATGAAATTGTATTAGCAATGAGAAAAAACAACAAAGCATGA
- a CDS encoding 50S ribosomal protein L25/general stress protein Ctc, which yields MSKSYIIKAEMRKRVGKGSSRELRRSGLIPAVIYGDKQPPLPISISYKEIFQKIHAGAFRTTVATIEIDKQRIQVLPKDYQLDPVRDFPIHVDFLRVSAKSIVHVNIPVRFLNEDTAPDLKRGGILNVIRHEIECTVSANAIPESIDIDLFDYSIGDSIHISAVKLPAGITPVIQDRDFTIATITAPTSASAASEEENSENTKK from the coding sequence ATGAGCAAAAGCTATATTATTAAGGCCGAGATGCGCAAACGGGTTGGTAAGGGGTCCTCTCGTGAACTTCGTCGCAGTGGTCTTATTCCGGCTGTCATCTATGGTGACAAACAGCCTCCCTTACCAATTTCGATCTCTTATAAAGAGATCTTTCAAAAAATTCATGCGGGTGCGTTTCGCACCACTGTCGCTACTATTGAAATTGACAAACAACGGATCCAAGTTCTGCCTAAAGATTACCAACTTGATCCGGTGAGAGACTTTCCTATACATGTTGACTTTCTGCGTGTTTCAGCAAAATCAATTGTGCATGTCAATATTCCTGTGCGTTTCCTAAATGAAGATACAGCTCCGGACCTTAAGCGTGGTGGTATTTTAAATGTTATTCGTCATGAAATTGAATGCACTGTTTCGGCAAACGCCATACCTGAATCGATTGATATAGATCTTTTTGACTATTCTATCGGTGACTCTATTCATATTTCAGCAGTAAAATTGCCTGCGGGGATCACCCCCGTCATTCAGGATAGGGATTTTACCATCGCAACAATTACGGCACCAACAAGTGCAAGCGCTGCTTCAGAAGAAGAAAATAGCGAAAATACAAAAAAATAA